GCCATGGCAGTAAAAAGCAAAGTGCGTGAGGCCGGTATCTTGGCCAACAGGGCTGTTTTATATTGCAGATTGGGAAAGACCGACCAGGCTTTACAGCAGGTGGATCGGGCTATTGAGATTTACGAACAAACAGGCAGGATCTCATCCTAAAGGCATCAAATCATAAAGGCCCGAATCTGGTATCAAATGGCGGATCAGGAGCCGGAGCGGAAGGAAGATGCTTTTTATCTTTTGGAACAAACCATTGCCCAACCTATAATAATCATTGATGACGAGCAGGATTTATCTTCCCAGGAAATAGCTTTGGAAGCGTATACCTTGCTGGTTCGGATAGGTTTGGATAAAAATGATCCGTTTAATCCATTTCTTTCAATCGTTTCAGATAGAACGCCTTGGGGGAGCCTTGATACGCTTTATTCAACAGACATCTGGCCTGTTCCCGATGCTGGCCATCTCTGCTCAGCAAAAAAAGCTGGCAGTATATCTCGCCCTGTTGGTCATCATCGGAATATGACGGCAGTAAAGCTTTCAGCCCCTCAAGGCCCCGGTCTTTATCCGTCAGTCCGGCTATTTTGGCCGCCAGTACCTCGGCGGAAAATCTCAGCGCGGGGATCTTCACTGCCAGGGTCAGCGGCAGGACCTGGCTGATGGCCTGACCGGCTTTTTGTTCCTGGTTCGATTCAAAATACAATTCGGCCAAATCCAACAGACTGGAACACAACAGCGAAGAAGAATTGACCTCCCGGGCTAAGGCCACGGCCTGAAGGCAGAATTCTTCCGATCTGGAATATTCCTTTAGGCTCCTGTATACTTCGCTCAGGCCGCAGTCGGCATCGATGATATACTCCTTGTTGTTGATCTCCCGGGCTATGTCCAGCTGCCGCCGAAAAGCCTCAAGGGCCTGGTCGTAATCTTCCAGCTCCAGTTTCATCGCTCCAATGTTTCCCAGGGTATGGCTGATGCCACGCATATCGTTAAGGTCCCGGCAGACATCCAACTGTCTCTGGAAGCAGTTCATGGCCTTGGTGTAATTTCCCCTAAGGCGGTGAACGACGCCCATGTTTCCCGTGGCCCGGCCGATTTCCCTTTTATTGCCCAGACCCTCGGCCAGCCCGAGGTGTTTTTCAATATGGTGCAGAGCCTGATCGTATTGTCCCATGTTTTCATACACGACCCCGATATTCCCCTGGACCACAGCCAGGCCGTTTTTTTCGCCCAGCTCCTGGCAGATGCGCAGTTGTTCCTGGTAGAGCTTTAGGGCCTCTTCGTAATTTCCCATTTTCAGATGCACGACGCCCAGTGTCAGATAAGCGTCGCCAATGCCCGCCTTATCGCCCATCCGCTGGGCGATGGCCAGCTTTTTCTTCGCGTGCTCCATGGCCCGGGCGTAGTCGCCCTGCTCCCAGTATGTGAATGCCAGCCGGTTCTGGGCCTGGCTCAGCCCCATTTGGTCGTCCAGGGCAGCGGCTAATTCTATCTGCCGGTTGTAACAGGAGACCGCTTCCCGATAATCGCTCTGCAGGGCTGCGATCTGCCCGAGCTGTCCGATAGCCCGGGCGGTCTCTAATGTATCTCCCATCTTTTCCAGCAATTCCAGCTGGTCCTGATAATATCTCTTGGCCTTTGCATAATCGCCCTGATTGATGCAGATGATCCCCAGGTTGCCCATCACCCGGCTGATCCCCCGCTCGTTTTTCAGCTGACGGTACGTTTCATCCGCTACGGCCAACATCGGCCGGGCCCGCTCAAACTCACCCATCTTCAGCAACAGCTGGCTCAGGCTTACTTGACAGTCGGCAACCAGATTCCGATCGTTACCCTGGCTGGTTTGGCTTACGTCGCGCTGTCGGATTTCTTCGGCTCGGGCCCACTGGCCCACCAGCTCCAGCACTTCGGCCTTTGAACTGAGTACGGATAGCGGGTGGTATCGGACTTCCTTGCTTGGCGCGGCGAGAGCAAGCCAGAGCTTTTTATATCGGCGTTTCTTGGCCATGGTTCGATACGGACATAATCACAGTTCGAAGAACGGATATATAAAGCCCTGACGGATATCGCCAGGGCTTTCAAGTTGTCCGGCCTATTTCTTCCCGTTAAGCACCAGCTTTCTGGTGTATGGTATCAGCCCTCCGGCGTCGATGATGGCCTGGCGGGCCTTGGGCAGGGCCACGATGTCAAAGCTTTTGCCGGTGGTCTGGTTGACCACCCGGCCGTTCTCGATCTCCAGTTCGTCTCCCTCGCTGGCCTCGATGTTGGGACAGATCACCATGTACAGTCCTACATTGATAGAGTTCTGTAAAAATATCCGGGAAAAGTTCTTGGCGATCACCTTTAATCCCCAGCCCACCAAACAGGAGGCGGCCTGTTCCCGCGAGGAGCCGCAGCCGAAATTCTTGTCGGCCACGATGAAACTGCCGGGCTCGATCTGCTTGGCCTTGAGTTTCTTGTTGAACTCGGCGTCGTCTACGAAAGCGAATTGGGGGGTTTCGGCGGGCAGCACCGTGGCCATGTAGCGGCCGGGATAGATGATATCGGTGGAGATATCGGCGCCTAATTTCAAAACAACTTTACCCATCTTTATTTCCTCCCCTTCTTGGCAGTTTTCTTGGCTTTTTTCATGGCCTTCTTGGCTGGCTTGGCGGTTCGTTTTACGTTTAACGTTTTACGTTTAACGTTCTTGGCCTTCGGTGCCGGGCTTACAGTGCGGGGATCGGTGATCTCTCCCGTAATGGCCGAGGCCGCGGCGGTGGCCGCCGAGCACAGGTAGACCTCGGCATTGGGATTGCCCATCCGCCCTTTGAAATTCCTGTTGGTGGTGGCCAGGGCCTTGTCGCCGTCGGCCAAAGCGCCCTGGTGCACGCCCAGGCAGGGGCCGCAGCCGGAGTTCATCACCACCGCGCCGGCCTGCATGAATGTTTCCACATAGCCTTTCTTCAGGGCCTGCTGATAGATTCTGGTCGAGGCCGGGAACACCAGCATCCGGACGCTGCGGGCCAATTTCTTGCCTTTTAAGATAGCGGCGGCGATGGCCAGGTCGTCCAGACGGCCGTTGGTGCAGGAGCCGATCACGATCTGCTGGACCTTGATTCCCTTGGCGGCGCCCACCGGTTTGACGTTGTCCACGGTGTGGGGAAAGGCGATCTGGGGCGAAAGTGCGGAGGCGTCGATCTCCACTACCTGTTCGTAGACCGCGTCTGCGTCCGGACCGAACAGTTCCGGAATATTCTTGACCCCGGCTTCCTGTTTTAAGTAGCGGATGGTCTCGGCATCCGGCGGAACGATGCCGGCAGTGGCCCCGGCTTCTACCGTCATATTGCAGAGCACCAGGCGGCCCGAGGTGGACATCTTTTTGATGGTCTCGCCGTGGAACTCGATCACTTTAAAGTTGGCGCCTTCGGCGGATAGTTTTCCGATAAGATGCAGGATGATATCCTTGGGCTCAACGTATTTGGGAAGGGTTCCGTTTACCACCACTTTGATGGTCCCCGGCACTTCCACGTTAAGGATCTTGCCCAAGGCCCAGACCGCGGCCATCTCGGTGGCCCCGATGCCGAAGGAGAAGGCACCCAAAGCCCCGTGGCTGGTGGTATGGCTGTCGGTGCCCACCACCACCGAACCCGGCAGCACGTAGCCGTTCTCGGGCAGTATCTGGTGGCAAATGCCACCCTCG
This DNA window, taken from candidate division TA06 bacterium, encodes the following:
- a CDS encoding 3-isopropylmalate dehydratase — translated: MKMGKVVLKLGADISTDIIYPGRYMATVLPAETPQFAFVDDAEFNKKLKAKQIEPGSFIVADKNFGCGSSREQAASCLVGWGLKVIAKNFSRIFLQNSINVGLYMVICPNIEASEGDELEIENGRVVNQTTGKSFDIVALPKARQAIIDAGGLIPYTRKLVLNGKK
- a CDS encoding tetratricopeptide repeat protein produces the protein MAKKRRYKKLWLALAAPSKEVRYHPLSVLSSKAEVLELVGQWARAEEIRQRDVSQTSQGNDRNLVADCQVSLSQLLLKMGEFERARPMLAVADETYRQLKNERGISRVMGNLGIICINQGDYAKAKRYYQDQLELLEKMGDTLETARAIGQLGQIAALQSDYREAVSCYNRQIELAAALDDQMGLSQAQNRLAFTYWEQGDYARAMEHAKKKLAIAQRMGDKAGIGDAYLTLGVVHLKMGNYEEALKLYQEQLRICQELGEKNGLAVVQGNIGVVYENMGQYDQALHHIEKHLGLAEGLGNKREIGRATGNMGVVHRLRGNYTKAMNCFQRQLDVCRDLNDMRGISHTLGNIGAMKLELEDYDQALEAFRRQLDIAREINNKEYIIDADCGLSEVYRSLKEYSRSEEFCLQAVALAREVNSSSLLCSSLLDLAELYFESNQEQKAGQAISQVLPLTLAVKIPALRFSAEVLAAKIAGLTDKDRGLEGLKALLPSYSDDDQQGEIYCQLFLLSRDGQHREQARCLLNKAYQGSPKAFYLKRLKEMD
- a CDS encoding 3-isopropylmalate dehydratase large subunit, with product MGMTMVQKILAKATGQASVKVNDVVEPKVSLAMSHENGALVINQFSEIYQGTGQPANVWDPSKIAIIFDHRVPAESSKTAGNQKNIREFVARQGIAKFHDIRGDEGGICHQILPENGYVLPGSVVVGTDSHTTSHGALGAFSFGIGATEMAAVWALGKILNVEVPGTIKVVVNGTLPKYVEPKDIILHLIGKLSAEGANFKVIEFHGETIKKMSTSGRLVLCNMTVEAGATAGIVPPDAETIRYLKQEAGVKNIPELFGPDADAVYEQVVEIDASALSPQIAFPHTVDNVKPVGAAKGIKVQQIVIGSCTNGRLDDLAIAAAILKGKKLARSVRMLVFPASTRIYQQALKKGYVETFMQAGAVVMNSGCGPCLGVHQGALADGDKALATTNRNFKGRMGNPNAEVYLCSAATAAASAITGEITDPRTVSPAPKAKNVKRKTLNVKRTAKPAKKAMKKAKKTAKKGRK